One part of the Aneurinibacillus sp. REN35 genome encodes these proteins:
- a CDS encoding BrxA/BrxB family bacilliredoxin has protein sequence MMSYDEYMRSVIQPMRTELTSVGFEELLTPEDVEAKFENMKGTALVVVNSVCGCAAGLARPAVAYSVQNSEKKPDHLYTVFAGQDKEATAKAREYFTGYPPSSPSFALLKDGKLVYMMERHQIENRPLEIIASDLLEAYKQHCE, from the coding sequence ATGATGTCATATGATGAATATATGCGTTCAGTTATTCAACCGATGCGTACAGAACTTACATCTGTAGGATTTGAAGAGCTGCTGACGCCCGAGGATGTAGAGGCGAAGTTTGAGAACATGAAAGGAACTGCGCTTGTAGTTGTCAATTCCGTATGCGGATGTGCAGCAGGACTTGCTCGTCCGGCTGTAGCGTATTCGGTGCAGAATAGCGAGAAGAAGCCGGATCATCTCTATACGGTGTTTGCAGGTCAAGATAAAGAAGCAACAGCAAAAGCGAGAGAGTATTTTACAGGCTATCCGCCATCCTCACCATCTTTCGCGTTGCTAAAGGACGGGAAGTTGGTCTATATGATGGAGCGCCATCAGATCGAGAACCGCCCGCTTGAAATCATTGCTTCTGATCTGCTTGAAGCATACAAACAGCATTGTGAATAA